In Candidatus Zixiibacteriota bacterium, one genomic interval encodes:
- a CDS encoding slipin family protein yields the protein MPLAAIGVIVFLIIIILSNAIRILREYERGVVFRLGRLIGAKGPGIIFLIPIVDRLIKVDLRTITFDVPPQDVITRDNVSVKVNAVLYFRVMDPNKAIVAVANFFEATSQIAQTTLRSVLGQVELDELLANREKINQELQKIIDHQTEPWGIKVSVVEIKNVDLPPEMTRAIARQAEAERERRAKVIHAEGEFQASTKLAEAAAILGKEDYALQLRYMQTLTEVSVGKTNTIVFPLPIDLFLPFLKKYADKPSSRDV from the coding sequence ATGCCGTTAGCTGCCATTGGTGTCATAGTATTTCTGATCATAATCATACTATCCAACGCCATTAGAATTCTGCGTGAGTATGAACGGGGCGTGGTGTTTCGCCTCGGACGTCTCATCGGCGCAAAAGGGCCGGGAATCATCTTTCTGATCCCGATTGTCGATCGCCTGATCAAGGTTGATCTGCGCACTATCACCTTTGATGTGCCGCCGCAGGATGTTATCACCCGCGACAACGTTTCGGTGAAAGTCAACGCCGTGCTTTATTTCCGGGTGATGGATCCCAATAAGGCGATTGTGGCGGTGGCCAATTTCTTCGAGGCGACCTCGCAGATCGCCCAGACCACACTGCGCTCGGTGCTGGGGCAGGTGGAACTGGATGAACTTCTGGCCAACCGCGAGAAGATCAACCAGGAACTGCAGAAGATTATCGACCATCAGACCGAGCCGTGGGGAATCAAGGTGTCGGTAGTCGAAATCAAGAATGTCGATCTGCCGCCGGAGATGACCCGGGCCATCGCGCGCCAGGCCGAAGCCGAACGTGAACGCCGCGCCAAGGTGATTCATGCCGAGGGTGAATTCCAGGCCTCTACCAAGCTGGCCGAGGCGGCGGCGATTCTCGGTAAGGAGGACTACGCCCTGCAGTTGCGTTATATGCAGACTTTGACCGAGGTTTCGGTCGGCAAGACCAACACGATTGTTTTCCCGTTGCCGATCGACCTGTTCTTGCCGTTCCTGAAGAAGTACGCCGACAAGCCATCAAGCAGGGACGTATAG
- a CDS encoding tetratricopeptide repeat protein produces the protein MLITLVSVGIAIFIYFVLPESGSNQGQLSGRIFGLELRLLGAAAVFVIIWLLSLYIFLRIPLDDAPQPKGGMPNIPQDPPAAPKTKGPVVQNIEGDQDLGVDLKRGWEEYISGDVRIALQIFIDIRRRAKEKGLPGGEAEAALGIGEASALLGEHEAARRNYKEARELYKQESNRLGEANVLRGLGHLESKLGENEAARRNYKEARELYKQVGDRLGEANVLRGLGELERTLGEHEAARRNYKEARELYKQESNRLGEANVLLGLGDLERKLGENEEARKNYKEARILYRELDMQEALKYVDDSLADLEKPGD, from the coding sequence TTGCTGATTACTTTGGTCAGCGTGGGTATTGCCATATTTATTTATTTTGTCTTGCCAGAGTCAGGCAGTAACCAGGGGCAACTAAGCGGGCGAATCTTTGGGCTGGAGTTGAGGCTTCTTGGAGCGGCTGCGGTTTTTGTAATAATTTGGCTGCTCAGTCTCTATATATTCCTGAGGATACCGCTTGATGATGCGCCGCAGCCGAAAGGGGGAATGCCAAATATTCCACAAGACCCCCCCGCTGCCCCAAAAACAAAAGGACCGGTAGTGCAGAATATTGAAGGAGATCAAGACTTGGGGGTGGATTTGAAAAGGGGTTGGGAAGAGTACATAAGTGGTGATGTGCGCATTGCGTTACAGATATTCATTGATATTCGGCGCAGGGCGAAGGAAAAGGGATTGCCTGGCGGCGAGGCTGAAGCCGCACTTGGAATAGGTGAGGCTTCCGCATTGCTTGGTGAACATGAAGCGGCGCGGCGGAATTATAAAGAGGCGCGGGAGCTTTATAAGCAGGAAAGCAATCGATTGGGTGAGGCGAATGTACTGCGTGGTTTAGGGCACTTGGAGAGCAAGCTTGGTGAGAATGAAGCGGCGCGGCGGAATTATAAAGAGGCGCGGGAGCTTTATAAGCAGGTTGGTGACCGATTGGGTGAGGCGAATGTGCTGCGTGGTTTAGGGGAGTTGGAGCGCACGCTTGGTGAGCATGAAGCGGCGCGGCGGAATTATAAAGAGGCGCGGGAGCTTTATAAGCAGGAAAGCAATCGATTGGGTGAGGCGAATGTGCTGCTTGGTTTAGGGGACTTGGAGCGCAAGCTTGGTGAGAATGAAGAGGCGCGCAAGAATTATAAAGAGGCGCGTATATTATATCGGGAACTCGACATGCAGGAAGCACTTAAATATGTAGACGATAGTCTCGCCGATCTCGAAAAACCGGGGGATTAA
- a CDS encoding nodulation protein NfeD, with product MFKITLLSLTGLLLVLAAVGWGDTLVPPPPTDTAASTGSSLVYIMEINGPIVSVITDRVIEAVEKAERDHADLLIITMDTPGGLNDALWPITKSIMNSIVPVAVYVSPVGARAASAGVYMVYAAHIAAMAPGTNIGAAHVVSASGEKIDSILSVKIMNDAVAALKAMAERNGRNAEWAEDAARKSVSITSTEALSKNVINFVAADVDDLIKKANGIEVNTTLGKKKMNLVNPIKRPIKRTFIQSLLEIISSPNVAFILFSLGGLGLVMELYNPGSILPGVVGGICIILAFYSFRTLPINYAGLLLIIFAILLFILEIKIVSHGILTIGGVVSLIIGGMMLVDTVDPSLRISKSVIFAVALVVGGFVAIAFTLALKARAAKPTTGVEGLLGQTGVVKSKIDKTGYVYVAGELWEASADEPIDEGVEVTVIEVKDLKIKVERKS from the coding sequence ATGTTCAAAATAACTCTTCTCTCTTTAACCGGCTTGCTGCTGGTCCTGGCCGCCGTTGGATGGGGCGATACCCTGGTACCGCCGCCGCCGACGGATACGGCCGCTTCCACCGGAAGCAGTCTGGTTTATATAATGGAGATTAACGGCCCGATTGTGTCGGTAATTACCGACCGTGTCATCGAGGCTGTGGAAAAGGCCGAGCGTGACCATGCCGATCTGCTCATAATCACGATGGATACGCCCGGCGGCCTCAATGATGCCCTCTGGCCGATCACCAAGTCGATAATGAATTCGATCGTCCCGGTGGCTGTCTATGTTTCGCCGGTGGGCGCGCGCGCTGCTTCGGCGGGTGTCTATATGGTCTATGCAGCCCATATCGCCGCCATGGCTCCGGGAACCAATATCGGCGCCGCCCATGTTGTCTCAGCATCGGGCGAGAAAATCGATTCGATTCTCTCGGTAAAGATTATGAACGATGCCGTGGCCGCTCTGAAAGCGATGGCCGAAAGGAACGGCCGCAATGCCGAATGGGCCGAGGATGCCGCCCGAAAGTCGGTCTCGATTACCAGCACCGAGGCGCTCTCGAAAAATGTCATCAACTTTGTCGCGGCTGATGTTGATGATCTGATCAAAAAAGCCAATGGTATCGAGGTCAATACGACCCTCGGCAAGAAAAAGATGAATCTGGTTAATCCAATCAAGAGACCGATCAAAAGGACATTCATTCAATCGCTGCTGGAGATAATTTCTTCGCCGAATGTGGCGTTTATTCTCTTCTCGCTCGGAGGACTGGGACTCGTTATGGAATTGTATAACCCCGGCTCGATTCTTCCGGGCGTGGTCGGCGGAATATGCATTATTCTTGCCTTTTACAGTTTCCGCACTCTTCCCATTAACTATGCCGGGCTGCTTTTGATTATATTCGCCATATTGCTCTTTATATTGGAGATAAAAATTGTGAGTCATGGTATTCTTACGATCGGCGGTGTGGTGTCGCTTATCATAGGGGGGATGATGCTGGTCGACACAGTTGATCCGTCGTTGCGCATTTCCAAATCGGTTATTTTCGCGGTGGCTCTTGTGGTCGGGGGCTTTGTGGCTATCGCCTTCACTCTGGCGTTGAAAGCCCGGGCGGCCAAACCAACCACCGGCGTCGAGGGGCTTTTGGGGCAAACCGGGGTGGTCAAATCCAAAATAGATAAGACTGGATATGTTTATGTTGCCGGGGAGCTCTGGGAGGCTTCCGCGGATGAACCGATCGACGAAGGAGTTGAGGTGACGGTTATTGAAGTCAAAGATCTGAAGATAAAAGTGGAAAGGAAATCCTAA
- a CDS encoding transposase, whose product MVIRRRLPLIGKALVFVTTSINNHKPTLSNNEVAEACLQQLSETLVNYQVSLVGYVLMPTHIHLLLGFPHIEQLSEFMQRFKGLSALRVKEILARQTGMLRQREFKLWKSRFDDVITVSEEQFRIKLGYIHMNPVKAGLAASETEWKYSSAGDWILDRAGILPVDKNFRWNE is encoded by the coding sequence GTGGTAATCCGCCGACGTTTACCGCTTATCGGTAAAGCTCTTGTCTTTGTGACCACCTCAATAAACAATCACAAACCGACATTGAGTAATAATGAGGTGGCCGAAGCCTGCCTTCAGCAGTTGAGCGAGACGCTGGTGAATTATCAGGTTTCTTTGGTCGGATATGTTTTGATGCCGACTCATATTCACTTACTGCTCGGATTTCCACATATCGAGCAACTGTCTGAATTCATGCAGAGATTCAAAGGTCTGAGCGCCTTACGCGTCAAAGAAATCCTGGCGAGACAAACCGGAATGCTGCGGCAGAGAGAATTCAAGCTTTGGAAATCCCGTTTTGATGATGTCATAACCGTTTCCGAAGAGCAATTCAGGATTAAGCTTGGATATATTCACATGAATCCGGTGAAGGCCGGATTGGCCGCGAGCGAGACAGAGTGGAAATATTCAAGTGCCGGCGACTGGATATTGGATCGTGCCGGCATTCTGCCTGTCGACAAGAACTTTCGGTGGAATGAGTGA